Proteins found in one Solitalea lacus genomic segment:
- a CDS encoding protein-disulfide reductase DsbD family protein, whose translation MKRLFFLLAMLLGSMTTFAQIENPVSWTFSSKNTKGDEAVLTLTAKIEGNWHMYSQFIEGGGPVPTSFKFKPSKDYELIGKVEEKTKPHKGFDPTFSMNIAYFEGKAVFEQKIKLKVPSTKISGTLEYMVCNDSQCLPPEEVEFNITATGTPAAPPAATPAAAPVEKTKNQPQTAVDTAVAPSVEKSPAITVSADTTKADSTTASVVPVSNNDGNQAVIKSPSTMGIFIEGFLFGFVALLMPCIFPMIPLTVSFFTKRSPSRAAGIRKAITFGLAIIAIYVVFGLGITITLGEDALNQLASNAIANLIFFVVLVVFAASFFGAFEITLPSSWATKADEKADKGGLIGIFFMALALALASFSCTGPLIGNLLVEAARKGQYLGPAMGMLGFSTALAIPFTLFAIFPSWLQNLPKSGGWLNSVKVVLGFIELAFALKFLSNVDLAYHWGVLDREVFLVLWIVIFVMLGFYLLGKLKFSHDSDLQYVSVPRLFLSLFSFAFAIYMIPGLWGAPLKSISAFAPPMGTQDFDLSIVATGGNNNIPADHTAKKYAGIFHAPHGIDAFFDYEEGLEHAKKTGKPVFIDFTGHSCVNCRKMEANVWSNPEVLKRLKGDYVLISLYVDDRTELPEGEQYVSKTTGKKITTVGKKWSDLQASSYNTNSQPYYVLIDHNGKPLVEPQAYNPDIQNYIRFLDSGKQAFENQKLTMK comes from the coding sequence ATGAAGAGATTATTCTTTTTGTTGGCAATGCTACTGGGAAGCATGACAACATTTGCACAAATTGAGAACCCGGTATCTTGGACGTTCTCAAGCAAAAACACTAAGGGGGATGAAGCAGTTTTAACTTTAACTGCTAAAATTGAGGGGAATTGGCATATGTACTCCCAGTTTATTGAAGGAGGAGGCCCTGTTCCAACCTCGTTTAAATTCAAGCCTTCAAAAGATTATGAATTGATTGGTAAAGTAGAAGAGAAAACAAAACCCCACAAAGGTTTCGACCCTACTTTCAGCATGAATATTGCTTACTTTGAAGGTAAAGCAGTATTTGAACAAAAAATTAAACTAAAAGTTCCTTCGACTAAAATTTCCGGAACGTTAGAGTATATGGTTTGTAATGATAGCCAGTGCTTACCTCCAGAAGAAGTCGAATTTAATATTACTGCTACGGGAACTCCTGCAGCACCCCCAGCAGCAACTCCGGCTGCTGCCCCGGTTGAAAAAACTAAAAATCAACCACAAACTGCTGTAGATACTGCTGTTGCTCCTTCAGTGGAGAAATCACCAGCTATAACAGTTTCAGCTGATACAACCAAAGCAGATTCTACAACTGCATCAGTTGTTCCTGTTAGTAACAATGACGGTAATCAAGCTGTAATAAAATCACCTTCAACTATGGGTATTTTCATTGAAGGATTTTTATTCGGTTTTGTAGCATTATTAATGCCTTGTATCTTCCCAATGATTCCGTTAACGGTAAGTTTCTTTACCAAACGCAGCCCTTCACGTGCTGCAGGAATTAGAAAAGCTATAACTTTTGGATTGGCCATCATTGCTATTTATGTTGTTTTCGGCTTGGGTATTACCATTACCTTAGGTGAAGATGCACTAAATCAGCTAGCAAGTAATGCTATTGCAAACTTAATTTTCTTTGTGGTATTGGTAGTATTTGCAGCCTCTTTCTTTGGTGCATTCGAAATTACTTTACCAAGCTCATGGGCAACTAAAGCCGATGAAAAAGCTGACAAAGGAGGTTTAATAGGTATTTTCTTTATGGCTTTGGCCTTAGCATTAGCTTCTTTCTCTTGTACCGGACCACTTATTGGTAACTTATTAGTTGAAGCAGCAAGAAAAGGTCAGTATTTAGGCCCTGCAATGGGAATGCTTGGTTTCTCAACAGCTTTGGCAATTCCGTTTACACTTTTTGCAATATTCCCAAGCTGGTTGCAAAACCTTCCTAAATCAGGTGGTTGGTTAAATTCAGTAAAAGTAGTTCTAGGTTTTATCGAGCTTGCTTTTGCTTTGAAATTCTTATCAAACGTAGATTTGGCGTACCATTGGGGTGTTCTTGACCGCGAAGTATTTCTAGTATTATGGATCGTAATCTTTGTGATGTTAGGCTTCTATTTGTTAGGCAAACTGAAATTCTCTCACGATAGTGACCTACAATATGTCTCTGTTCCTCGTTTATTCCTTTCATTGTTTTCTTTTGCCTTTGCGATCTATATGATCCCTGGCTTATGGGGAGCCCCTCTTAAATCAATCAGCGCATTTGCTCCACCAATGGGAACTCAGGATTTTGATCTATCAATAGTTGCCACTGGAGGAAACAACAATATTCCGGCTGACCATACGGCTAAAAAATATGCAGGTATTTTCCATGCTCCACATGGCATCGACGCATTCTTTGATTATGAAGAAGGTTTGGAACATGCTAAAAAGACAGGAAAACCAGTATTTATTGACTTCACTGGCCACAGCTGTGTAAACTGCCGTAAAATGGAAGCTAATGTTTGGTCTAACCCAGAAGTATTGAAACGCTTAAAAGGCGATTACGTATTAATTTCTCTTTACGTTGATGACAGAACTGAATTGCCAGAAGGTGAACAATACGTTTCAAAAACCACAGGTAAAAAGATTACTACTGTAGGTAAAAAATGGAGTGATTTACAAGCTTCAAGCTATAACACTAATTCACAACCTTATTATGTGTTAATTGACCATAATGGTAAACCATTGGTTGAGCCACAAGCTTACAATCCTGACATTCAAAACTACATCCGCTTCCTAGACAGCGGAAAACAGGCTTTTGAAAATCAAAAACTTACAATGAAGTAA
- a CDS encoding biotin--[acetyl-CoA-carboxylase] ligase produces MQFTTNSALFIGQNLVSLSEIDSTNNYLKELLTNSTPLPEGTVIMADRQYSGRGQVNNQWITEPGKNLTVSFLLCPSFLSATQQFELNKVISLGVADCVNHFIGNKVSIKWPNDIYWEDNKLGGILIENFLSGASLKQSVIGVGLNVNQSIFPENIKATSFNMISNKEFDLKICLNALSVFIEARYLQLKNGNVDKINNDYINQLYRMGTIDLYRANGEVFYGEIIGVSEVGKLIIQANNEAKEFSFKEVEFI; encoded by the coding sequence ATGCAATTTACTACTAATTCTGCATTATTTATAGGTCAAAATCTTGTTTCACTAAGTGAAATAGACTCGACCAATAACTATTTGAAAGAATTACTCACAAATTCTACGCCATTGCCTGAGGGCACTGTTATTATGGCAGACCGTCAATATAGCGGCCGTGGCCAAGTAAATAATCAATGGATCACAGAACCAGGAAAAAACCTTACAGTAAGTTTCCTGCTTTGCCCCTCTTTTTTGTCGGCTACTCAGCAATTCGAACTTAATAAAGTTATCAGTTTAGGCGTAGCAGACTGTGTGAACCATTTTATTGGCAACAAAGTTAGCATAAAATGGCCTAATGACATTTATTGGGAAGATAATAAACTAGGCGGTATTTTAATTGAAAACTTTTTATCAGGAGCTAGTTTAAAACAATCTGTAATCGGAGTTGGTTTAAATGTAAACCAGTCAATATTTCCTGAAAACATAAAAGCTACCTCTTTCAACATGATCAGTAATAAGGAATTTGATCTTAAAATCTGTTTAAATGCACTTTCCGTATTTATTGAAGCAAGGTATTTACAATTGAAGAATGGGAACGTTGATAAAATTAATAATGACTACATAAATCAATTATATCGAATGGGCACGATAGATTTATATAGGGCAAATGGCGAAGTTTTTTATGGCGAAATCATTGGGGTTAGCGAGGTCGGAAAGCTTATTATTCAGGCAAATAATGAAGCTAAAGAGTTCTCTTTTAAGGAAGTAGAGTTTATATAG